The DNA region CTGGCGGTCGTCGACATATTTACGCTGATCCGGCGCGGGCGGGTGGTACTGATAGAGCCAGGTTTCGCTCAGCGTCTCCTCTTTGCTGCGCAGGAACAGGCGCATCTCCACCGGCTGCGTGGAGTCGCTGTCTGGATACCAGTCAAACAGGATGCGGTAGCCTTTCAGCGGATCGACATAGAGGATCTCAACCTGCTTCACGCTGCCGGATGAGACGGTGATCACCGGCTCGATACCTTTCGGCGCGGCGGCCTGCAGGTCACCACCAATAAAATCGATGGCGAAGCGGCGGCACCAGGTGTCCGGGAAGTGTTCGCCTGGCGCCCAGCCTTCCGGGAAGCCACCGATACCGGTACGGGTGGCGTCAACGCGCGCCAGACCGCTGCGCACCGGCGGCAGACCACTCCAGTAGAGTTTATAGGCGAAGCTCAGCTCGCTGCCCGCTTTAACCGGCTCAGACGGCTGCCAGAAGCAGACGATGTTATCCAGGGTCTCACCGGTGGTCGGGATCTCCATCAGGTTGATCGCCCCTTTGCCCCACTTGCCGACCGGCTCCACCCACAGGCTCGGCCGTTTGTCATACCAGCCGATCACATCCTGATAATCTTTGAAGTCGTGATTGAGCTGCAGCAGGCCAAAGCCACGGGGATTCTCATCTTCGTAGGCGTTGAACTGCAGGCGCTGCGGATTGTTCAGCGGACGGGCAATCCATTCACCTTTCCCCGTCCACATCGCCAGGCGATCGGAGTCGTGGATCTGCGGATGATAGGTGTTGCACATGCGGCGCTCGTTGGTGCCGCAGCTGAACATACTGGTCATCGGCGAGATACCAATCTGGCGGATCTCTTTACGGGCGAACAGGTGGTTTTCCACCTCCATCACCACGCGCTTCTCTTCGCAGTGGATAATGAACTTGTAGGCGCCGGTGAGGCTGGCACCATCCAGCAGGGCGTAACAGGTGAAGGTGGTGTCCTCCGCTTTTGGCGTTTCAAACCAGAAGGCGGTGAAATCGGGGAACTCTTCCTGTCCGTTGCTGAAGGTATTGATGGCAACGCCGCGTGCGGAGAGGCCGTACTGGAAGGTTTCGTCAACCGCGCGGAAATAGCTGGCACCGAGGAAGGAGACGATATCGCGTCGTGCCAGCTCTGGCTTTTTAAAGG from Pantoea deleyi includes:
- a CDS encoding glucan biosynthesis protein D, whose product is MNRRMFMKASMAFSAVSGMTGLSTLFAQSAWAEDGIADGNAVRFDFDVLKKNAAALAKKPWGGAPGALPETLATLTPQAYNEIQYDANHSLWNNLPDRQLDVQFFHVGMGFKRRIRMFSVDGESREAREIHFRPELFNYNNASVDTKQLEGKTDLGFAGFRAFKKPELARRDIVSFLGASYFRAVDETFQYGLSARGVAINTFSNGQEEFPDFTAFWFETPKAEDTTFTCYALLDGASLTGAYKFIIHCEEKRVVMEVENHLFARKEIRQIGISPMTSMFSCGTNERRMCNTYHPQIHDSDRLAMWTGKGEWIARPLNNPQRLQFNAYEDENPRGFGLLQLNHDFKDYQDVIGWYDKRPSLWVEPVGKWGKGAINLMEIPTTGETLDNIVCFWQPSEPVKAGSELSFAYKLYWSGLPPVRSGLARVDATRTGIGGFPEGWAPGEHFPDTWCRRFAIDFIGGDLQAAAPKGIEPVITVSSGSVKQVEILYVDPLKGYRILFDWYPDSDSTQPVEMRLFLRSKEETLSETWLYQYHPPAPDQRKYVDDRQMTVG